The proteins below come from a single Psychrobacter sp. FDAARGOS_221 genomic window:
- a CDS encoding BCCT family transporter — MSDLKIGRLGPFPRVNRPVFIASVILIVGFIIFGALFQDMANEVFTSLQSFITQRFGWLFIVVMNAAVFICLYLIFSRYGDIRLGHQTEAPQYSLMSWIGMLFSAGIGIGIMYWGTAEPVFHFMAPPLGEKETVEAAKQAMNISFLHYGIHVWAIYAFVALSLAYFHFRRGLPLAIRSALYPILGKRINGGWGHTVDVLAVFGTMFGVVTTLGLGVLQINSGLSGLFGLPNNITVQIILIAFITLLACGSLMMGLDKGIKRLSDLNIFLTFVLLGFAFILGPTQYIMDSFVENIGNYTQNIIELAFWNEAYSKTDWQSAWTIFYWAWWVSWSPFVGVFIARISRGRTIREFLLGVLFVPMAILFFWFTTFGGVAVNMELEGALKGISPGFIEVVQNDYGNAIFKLMEFYPLAKATTMLIIVMIVLWFVTSSDSASFVIDMLTSGGDTNPPKTQRLFWAVTQGLVAAILLAAGGLGALQAAAIVAGFPFAIVIVVMMYSLMRGLSRDRLILYRAQQWFITEESAEHNTADEFVDEELLKGPPKIASGD, encoded by the coding sequence ATGAGTGATTTAAAAATTGGGCGTTTAGGACCCTTTCCACGGGTTAATCGGCCTGTATTTATCGCCTCAGTGATATTAATTGTTGGTTTTATTATCTTTGGTGCTTTGTTCCAAGATATGGCAAATGAAGTATTTACTTCATTACAAAGCTTTATTACCCAAAGATTTGGCTGGCTGTTCATTGTGGTGATGAATGCTGCTGTATTTATTTGTTTGTATTTAATATTCAGTCGCTATGGAGATATTCGGTTAGGGCATCAGACCGAAGCACCTCAATACAGTCTTATGTCTTGGATTGGCATGTTGTTCTCTGCAGGTATCGGTATCGGTATTATGTATTGGGGTACAGCTGAGCCAGTGTTTCACTTTATGGCACCACCATTAGGTGAAAAAGAGACGGTTGAAGCGGCCAAACAGGCAATGAATATATCGTTCTTGCATTATGGTATTCACGTTTGGGCAATTTATGCTTTTGTGGCGTTATCTTTGGCCTATTTCCACTTCCGCCGTGGCTTACCACTTGCCATTCGCTCTGCTTTATATCCTATATTAGGTAAACGCATTAATGGCGGCTGGGGTCACACCGTAGACGTACTTGCCGTATTCGGTACTATGTTTGGTGTGGTAACCACCCTCGGTTTGGGTGTGTTACAGATTAACTCTGGCTTAAGCGGTTTATTTGGACTGCCTAATAATATTACGGTTCAAATTATATTGATTGCGTTTATTACCTTACTGGCCTGTGGCTCATTAATGATGGGTCTGGATAAAGGGATTAAGCGTCTAAGTGATTTAAACATCTTCTTAACGTTTGTACTATTGGGTTTTGCATTCATCCTAGGTCCAACTCAGTATATTATGGATAGTTTTGTCGAAAATATCGGTAACTATACCCAAAACATCATCGAGTTAGCGTTCTGGAATGAAGCCTATAGTAAGACCGATTGGCAGTCAGCTTGGACTATTTTCTACTGGGCTTGGTGGGTAAGTTGGTCACCATTTGTGGGCGTATTTATTGCTCGTATTAGTCGTGGTCGTACCATTCGCGAATTCTTATTAGGTGTATTATTTGTGCCTATGGCTATCTTGTTCTTCTGGTTCACAACCTTTGGTGGCGTTGCTGTCAATATGGAATTAGAAGGGGCGTTAAAAGGCATTAGCCCAGGCTTTATTGAAGTGGTACAAAATGATTATGGTAACGCTATCTTTAAACTAATGGAATTTTATCCATTGGCTAAAGCGACCACCATGCTAATCATCGTTATGATCGTATTGTGGTTTGTGACCTCATCAGACTCAGCAAGTTTCGTTATCGATATGTTGACTTCTGGCGGTGATACCAACCCTCCTAAGACTCAACGTCTATTCTGGGCTGTGACTCAAGGGTTGGTAGCTGCGATTTTGTTAGCAGCAGGTGGTCTAGGTGCATTACAGGCTGCGGCTATTGTGGCAGGTTTCCCATTTGCTATCGTAATTGTGGTAATGATGTACTCATTGATGCGAGGTCTTAGCCGAGATCGACTCATCTTATATCGTGCGCAGCAGTGGTTTATTACCGAAGAATCTGCTGAGCACAACACAGCCGATGAGTTTGTTGATGAAGAGTTGTTGAAGGGTCCACCAAAAATTGCCTCAGGTGATTAA
- a CDS encoding DUF3144 domain-containing protein, whose protein sequence is MTDKTNNTDNQQPLSQDIEAFYKRADAVIELANSQLGPQSHSGQVGASLLYAAARYTASVASIGFVKGSDLAKEKEEIIEFYMKQYRQMLSDNLDDYAENFDKYVQINKE, encoded by the coding sequence ATGACTGATAAAACAAACAATACTGACAATCAACAGCCGCTTTCTCAAGACATCGAAGCCTTTTACAAACGTGCTGACGCAGTTATTGAGTTGGCCAACAGCCAATTAGGTCCTCAATCTCATTCAGGACAAGTTGGCGCATCGTTGTTATATGCCGCTGCTCGATATACTGCTTCTGTGGCCTCTATCGGCTTTGTTAAAGGCAGTGACTTGGCGAAAGAAAAAGAAGAGATTATCGAGTTTTACATGAAGCAGTATCGTCAAATGCTAAGTGACAACTTAGATGACTATGCTGAAAACTTTGATAAATATGTTCAGATTAACAAAGAATAA
- the metK gene encoding methionine adenosyltransferase, protein MHNYQLFTSESVSEGHPDKMADQISDALLDAIMKEDLHARVACETLVKTGAVVLAGEISTTANVDIERIVRDTVKGIGYHHSDLGFDGETCAVINMIGKQSPEIAQGVDRTNPEDQGAGDQGLMFGYASNETEVLMPAPIEFAHRLMERQSELRRAGTLSWLRPDAKAQVTLKYANGAPSAIDAVVLSTQHDPSISQKDLQEAVMEEIIKHVLPTHLLHKETRYHINPTGKFVIGGPVGDAGLTGRKIIVDTYGGMARHGGGAFSGKDPSKVDRSAAYAGRYVAKNLVAAGLAERCEVQISYAIGVAEPTSISVNTFGTEKVSNDVLIELIRTHFDLRPYGITNMLNLLQPMYQQTATFGHFGRPGSDTAFTWEKTDKADQLRADANL, encoded by the coding sequence ATGCATAACTATCAACTTTTTACCTCTGAATCTGTAAGTGAAGGCCATCCAGATAAAATGGCAGATCAAATCTCAGACGCCTTGCTTGATGCCATCATGAAAGAGGATTTACATGCTCGCGTAGCTTGTGAAACCTTAGTAAAAACAGGTGCTGTGGTATTAGCAGGTGAAATTTCTACCACTGCCAATGTCGATATTGAACGCATCGTCCGTGATACGGTGAAAGGTATTGGCTATCATCATTCAGATCTTGGCTTTGATGGTGAGACCTGTGCCGTCATTAACATGATTGGTAAACAATCACCTGAGATTGCCCAAGGCGTTGATCGCACCAATCCTGAAGATCAAGGTGCTGGTGACCAAGGCTTAATGTTCGGCTATGCCAGTAACGAAACCGAAGTATTAATGCCTGCGCCTATCGAGTTTGCCCACCGCTTAATGGAGCGTCAATCTGAATTGCGCCGTGCTGGCACCCTATCTTGGCTGCGTCCAGATGCCAAAGCACAAGTTACCTTAAAATATGCCAATGGCGCACCATCAGCCATTGATGCGGTAGTATTGTCGACTCAGCATGACCCAAGCATCTCACAAAAAGATCTGCAAGAAGCGGTGATGGAAGAAATCATCAAGCACGTACTGCCAACCCATCTGCTACATAAAGAAACCCGCTATCACATCAACCCGACTGGCAAATTCGTCATCGGTGGTCCAGTAGGTGATGCAGGCCTAACCGGCCGTAAAATCATTGTTGATACCTATGGCGGTATGGCACGTCATGGCGGCGGTGCCTTTAGTGGTAAAGACCCTTCAAAAGTTGACCGCAGTGCTGCCTACGCCGGTCGTTATGTTGCTAAGAACTTAGTTGCTGCTGGTCTAGCTGAGCGCTGTGAAGTTCAAATCAGTTATGCCATTGGTGTGGCTGAACCAACCTCTATCTCAGTCAATACGTTTGGTACTGAAAAAGTGAGCAATGATGTTCTTATTGAGCTGATTCGCACTCACTTTGACCTACGCCCTTACGGCATCACAAATATGCTAAATCTGTTACAACCTATGTATCAGCAAACAGCAACCTTCGGCCACTTTGGTCGTCCAGGCTCTGATACTGCGTTTACATGGGAAAAAACAGATAAGGCCGATCAATTAAGAGCAGATGCTAACCTATAA
- the nth gene encoding endonuclease III, producing MSRVIKHKTADTPPSRRLPNRNVMAFFDKLAAAIDEPVTELEYSSDFELLIAVILSAQATDISVNIATRKLFAVANTPEAIYALGEDGLKEYIKTIGLFNSKAKNVIKTCKDLIDKHNSHVPDNRKDLEALAGVGRKTANVVLNTAFGQPTMAVDTHIFRVSNRTGLATGPTVLAVEKKLLERVPEAYLVDAHHYLILHGRYTCQARTPKCGECPVYKECMFKDKQKFAEL from the coding sequence ATGAGTCGAGTTATTAAACACAAAACAGCGGACACCCCACCTTCAAGACGCTTGCCCAATCGCAATGTGATGGCTTTTTTTGACAAGCTGGCTGCTGCCATTGATGAGCCTGTCACTGAGCTTGAGTACAGCAGCGACTTTGAACTATTAATCGCGGTTATCCTATCAGCGCAAGCGACTGACATTAGTGTCAATATTGCGACGCGTAAATTGTTTGCTGTGGCTAATACGCCTGAAGCTATCTATGCACTCGGAGAAGACGGGCTCAAAGAGTATATTAAGACCATTGGCTTATTTAACTCTAAAGCAAAAAATGTGATTAAAACCTGTAAAGACTTGATTGATAAACACAACAGCCATGTACCGGATAATCGCAAAGATTTAGAAGCATTGGCTGGCGTCGGTCGCAAAACAGCAAACGTGGTACTAAATACCGCTTTTGGACAGCCCACAATGGCGGTTGATACCCATATCTTTCGAGTCAGTAATCGAACCGGACTGGCCACTGGCCCTACCGTACTTGCGGTTGAAAAAAAGCTGCTTGAACGGGTACCAGAAGCCTATCTTGTCGATGCACACCACTATCTAATTTTGCATGGCCGCTATACCTGCCAAGCACGTACACCGAAATGCGGTGAATGCCCTGTTTATAAAGAGTGTATGTTCAAAGACAAGCAAAAGTTTGCTGAACTTTAA
- a CDS encoding RnfABCDGE type electron transport complex subunit B yields the protein MIPERLDNLPILFDRLNLQQLSAEQQQTIAAVDACLPQTQCGLCDHSDGCLPYAVAIVTEDEPHNRCVPGGQPVSNAIATIMQRETLIARESPWPVDPNTQRPTEVRAVIREDDCIGCTKCIPACPVDAIVGTGKHMHTIITDLCTGCELCLPPCPVDCIDLVQVPRASELETAEYRDKEQAHLRGRYHTHLNRVAQQMTDKSHAKPVTSMVETLLGNASHQSLDIDAQKAKATIAAAKLRTKIKKLEKQLSVRANDKKQAELDDLKQQLAQLD from the coding sequence GTGATACCTGAACGCTTGGACAATCTACCGATTTTATTTGATCGCCTAAATTTGCAACAGTTATCCGCTGAGCAGCAACAAACTATAGCTGCCGTTGATGCGTGTCTGCCTCAGACTCAGTGTGGCTTATGTGATCATTCAGACGGCTGCTTGCCTTATGCGGTTGCAATCGTAACAGAGGATGAGCCGCACAACAGATGTGTTCCAGGTGGTCAGCCGGTTAGTAATGCCATCGCTACGATTATGCAACGTGAGACTTTGATTGCTCGTGAATCGCCTTGGCCTGTTGACCCTAATACTCAAAGACCAACTGAGGTGCGCGCCGTCATTCGTGAAGATGACTGTATTGGCTGCACCAAATGCATACCTGCCTGCCCTGTCGATGCCATCGTAGGCACTGGCAAGCACATGCACACCATCATTACTGATCTATGCACTGGGTGTGAGTTATGCCTACCGCCCTGCCCTGTAGACTGCATTGACCTAGTGCAAGTACCACGCGCATCAGAGCTTGAAACTGCTGAATATCGAGATAAGGAGCAGGCTCATCTTCGCGGCCGCTATCATACTCACTTGAATCGAGTGGCTCAGCAAATGACGGACAAAAGCCATGCTAAGCCAGTGACCAGTATGGTAGAGACTTTGTTAGGTAATGCCTCACATCAAAGCTTAGATATCGATGCCCAAAAAGCAAAAGCTACCATTGCCGCCGCAAAATTACGCACTAAAATCAAAAAGTTAGAAAAACAGCTGAGTGTGCGCGCTAACGATAAAAAACAAGCAGAGCTGGATGATTTAAAGCAGCAATTAGCGCAGCTTGACTAG
- the dnaQ gene encoding DNA polymerase III subunit epsilon, with the protein MATQTPSQKQQSQAQEIEARKNQAQKMNDHSTTDYLSHSSAVDSAQSTSDDWLFSDPLGFDDVVADEPYPIEDNDNTMNQTFNDPLDQNMPVDAPIVETTETELVEAEIEFDGDTSRANPHFKPLLPKPIHSGESGRQLIMDTETTGLDALKGDRIIEVGIVELVNRKFTGEKLHVYINPQRGMDEEVIRVHGISEAFLADKPTFDKVAQQLYDFMLGAEVIAHNAPFDISFLSMEFDKVGLTDFAEKITVTDSLVLAKQQYPGQKNTLDALVRRLNVGKMDRTFHGALLDSEILAEVYLAMTGGQVALAIDEDIQTEGASSHANFSHLADKLLAAKAQFNDHVSWVAKLVGKHPSLADTQGITCFHQVVDPQSLPSMLYQKSATQQPLAHNLYLSS; encoded by the coding sequence TTGGCAACTCAAACCCCAAGCCAAAAACAGCAAAGCCAAGCACAAGAAATCGAAGCTCGAAAAAACCAAGCTCAAAAAATGAACGATCATTCAACGACAGACTATTTATCTCATTCATCAGCAGTCGATAGCGCACAATCAACTTCAGATGATTGGCTGTTTAGCGACCCTTTAGGCTTTGATGATGTTGTCGCTGATGAACCCTATCCTATAGAAGATAACGATAACACCATGAACCAAACTTTTAACGACCCACTAGATCAAAACATGCCTGTTGATGCGCCCATAGTAGAGACAACAGAAACTGAATTGGTTGAAGCAGAGATTGAATTTGACGGTGATACCAGTCGTGCTAACCCCCATTTTAAGCCGTTATTGCCAAAGCCTATTCATAGCGGTGAGTCTGGTCGTCAGCTTATTATGGATACCGAGACCACAGGTCTGGACGCACTCAAAGGGGACCGCATCATTGAGGTAGGTATCGTAGAGCTGGTGAACCGCAAATTCACCGGTGAAAAGCTGCACGTCTATATCAACCCTCAACGCGGTATGGATGAAGAAGTTATTCGCGTTCACGGTATTTCTGAAGCCTTTTTAGCCGATAAACCAACCTTCGATAAAGTTGCTCAGCAGCTGTATGACTTTATGCTTGGCGCTGAAGTTATCGCTCACAACGCGCCGTTCGATATCAGCTTCTTATCGATGGAGTTTGATAAAGTTGGTTTGACAGATTTTGCTGAAAAAATCACCGTTACCGACTCATTAGTACTGGCTAAACAACAATATCCTGGCCAAAAGAACACCTTGGATGCATTAGTACGCCGTCTAAACGTTGGTAAAATGGACCGTACCTTCCATGGAGCATTACTTGACTCCGAGATTTTAGCAGAAGTGTATTTGGCCATGACAGGTGGCCAGGTTGCCCTTGCTATTGATGAGGACATTCAGACCGAAGGGGCAAGTTCACACGCTAACTTTAGTCATTTGGCTGACAAACTTTTGGCGGCTAAAGCTCAATTTAACGACCATGTTAGCTGGGTAGCAAAATTAGTTGGCAAGCATCCAAGTTTAGCAGACACTCAAGGCATCACCTGTTTTCATCAAGTGGTCGATCCGCAATCGCTACCTAGCATGCTGTATCAAAAATCAGCCACTCAGCAGCCTTTAGCGCATAACCTGTATCTTAGTAGCTAA
- the rnhA gene encoding ribonuclease HI, whose product MSVLNPKPNTTVAFTDGACKGNPGPGGWGAFLVFSDGQQAEHFGGDAHTTNNQMELMGAIVALEKSPQDQTLEIWTDSSYVKNGITQWIDNWKKKGWKTAANKPVKNQELWQRLDALQQNRDVSWHWVKGHAGHEGNEKADELANRGILESSESPSAPAGDSNESEALKKN is encoded by the coding sequence ATGTCTGTACTAAATCCTAAACCTAATACCACTGTGGCGTTTACCGACGGCGCCTGTAAAGGTAACCCTGGTCCAGGCGGTTGGGGTGCATTTTTAGTGTTTAGTGATGGTCAGCAGGCTGAACATTTTGGTGGCGATGCGCACACTACCAATAACCAAATGGAGCTTATGGGTGCCATTGTTGCTCTAGAAAAAAGCCCGCAAGACCAAACCCTTGAAATTTGGACCGACTCAAGTTATGTCAAAAATGGTATCACCCAATGGATTGACAATTGGAAGAAAAAAGGTTGGAAGACAGCAGCGAACAAACCGGTTAAAAATCAGGAACTGTGGCAACGATTAGATGCGCTACAGCAAAACCGTGATGTTAGCTGGCACTGGGTGAAAGGTCATGCCGGACATGAAGGTAATGAAAAAGCCGATGAGCTGGCCAATAGAGGTATCCTTGAGTCTTCAGAGTCCCCATCAGCACCTGCAGGCGACTCAAATGAATCAGAAGCCTTAAAAAAAAACTGA
- a CDS encoding efflux transporter outer membrane subunit has product MMTSSFNILNQKDRTVSARTMTTTKKMSRLFGLSTLAIAISACQTIPKAETDPVVARPNLPLAGEGYELTDPNQPPISHAAVRWQSFYTDPKLQQLIQLGLDNNKDVRQAVLAIQRAQAQYRITDSRDLPSVEANGSYSRGSEMGYNNDGNRFQVGLGMSSYELDFWGRIRNLKEQALEEYLATTAAKETAQVSLIANIARNYVNLSYQLKQLELAKSTLESRERSLYITRARLEAGIDPKSPSLQAAASAETARIAAYDAESNILKARNALKYLVGAPITEDMLPEPAVSSITSSQVLSAGLPSELLQLRPDVVQAEHRLKAAGANIEVARAAYYPTISLTGNLGYRSDSLSDLFNSSSASWSFGPSINLPIFDAGQRDANYEVAQVERDQALAEYENTIENAFREVNDVLADRATLLQRTESQYRVQDSFSQILEVAQARFEAQVDDYLSVLDAERSLFSAQQSILNLEQERLTNQIDLYEALGGGANLNTATVPVARNRNLVNVFDGKSDQQQKAEIIRATSGPNVISAQQADAIEAAKPIPAYKQQQQATPVRTSTSQPQPAPQQPVAPANTSDESSNEADVYITPVNPANSN; this is encoded by the coding sequence ATGATGACATCTTCATTTAATATCCTTAATCAAAAAGATCGAACCGTGAGTGCCCGAACTATGACTACGACTAAAAAAATGTCACGCTTGTTTGGTTTGTCAACCTTGGCGATTGCTATTAGTGCTTGTCAAACCATTCCAAAAGCGGAAACTGATCCTGTTGTTGCTCGCCCTAACCTGCCACTAGCAGGTGAAGGCTATGAGCTAACAGATCCCAATCAGCCGCCGATTAGTCATGCGGCTGTGCGCTGGCAAAGCTTTTATACTGACCCTAAACTACAACAGTTAATTCAGCTTGGTCTTGATAACAATAAAGACGTTAGACAAGCAGTACTGGCGATTCAAAGAGCGCAAGCTCAGTATCGAATCACAGACAGCAGAGACTTGCCGAGTGTCGAAGCCAATGGCTCTTATTCACGTGGCAGTGAGATGGGCTATAACAACGATGGCAATAGATTCCAAGTTGGCTTAGGTATGTCAAGCTATGAGCTCGACTTTTGGGGCAGAATTCGCAACCTAAAAGAGCAGGCTTTAGAAGAGTATCTAGCGACAACCGCTGCTAAAGAAACCGCTCAAGTAAGCTTAATTGCAAACATTGCGCGTAACTATGTCAACTTAAGCTATCAGTTGAAACAGCTTGAACTGGCGAAAAGTACACTTGAGAGTCGTGAGCGCTCTTTATACATTACTCGAGCACGCTTAGAAGCTGGGATTGACCCTAAGTCCCCTTCATTACAGGCAGCAGCATCGGCCGAAACAGCGCGCATTGCTGCCTACGACGCTGAAAGCAACATCTTAAAAGCTCGTAACGCCCTAAAATACTTGGTCGGCGCGCCTATCACAGAAGACATGCTACCAGAGCCTGCAGTTTCTTCGATCACTTCTAGTCAAGTACTTAGCGCAGGCCTACCAAGTGAGCTACTTCAGTTACGTCCAGATGTGGTACAAGCAGAACACAGATTAAAGGCAGCGGGTGCCAATATTGAGGTAGCGCGTGCTGCTTATTACCCAACCATCAGCTTAACCGGTAACTTAGGCTATCGCAGTGATAGCTTATCGGACTTGTTTAACAGCAGTTCAGCGAGCTGGTCATTTGGGCCTTCTATTAATCTGCCTATCTTTGATGCCGGTCAGCGTGATGCCAATTATGAAGTGGCTCAGGTTGAACGTGATCAAGCGTTGGCTGAGTATGAAAATACGATTGAGAATGCGTTTAGAGAAGTCAATGATGTTCTTGCAGATCGTGCCACGTTATTACAAAGAACGGAGTCTCAATACCGTGTTCAAGACAGCTTCTCACAAATCTTAGAAGTAGCGCAAGCACGATTTGAAGCGCAAGTGGATGACTATCTAAGTGTGCTTGATGCGGAACGTTCATTGTTCTCTGCACAGCAAAGCATCTTAAATCTGGAGCAAGAGCGTCTTACCAACCAGATTGATCTATATGAAGCTTTAGGCGGTGGTGCTAACTTGAATACGGCAACTGTACCTGTGGCGCGTAACCGCAACTTGGTCAATGTATTCGATGGTAAATCTGACCAACAGCAAAAAGCTGAAATCATCAGAGCAACCAGTGGTCCAAATGTAATCTCTGCGCAGCAAGCCGATGCGATTGAAGCAGCAAAACCAATACCTGCTTATAAACAACAGCAGCAAGCAACACCGGTTCGCACTTCTACCTCGCAACCGCAACCTGCACCACAGCAACCGGTTGCACCGGCTAATACTTCAGATGAGTCTAGCAATGAAGCAGATGTTTATATTACCCCTGTAAACCCTGCTAATAGCAATTAG